One part of the Vitis riparia cultivar Riparia Gloire de Montpellier isolate 1030 chromosome 8, EGFV_Vit.rip_1.0, whole genome shotgun sequence genome encodes these proteins:
- the LOC117919567 gene encoding uncharacterized protein LOC117919567, which yields MSRKTQMSMWKDGHRRSPRISALDAWKAHKEKDGGVNVSQTSIQVMPMEHNGLGPPSRTRARKKRKLRPVQDVAVSSVTTTANQGSKSPVDEDHPINSDQLSVFQAKGSPKREDGQSSIVSSSEWLPEKHILELILDTLQRRDTHEIFAEPVDPEEVEDYYEIIKEPMDFGTMRAKLHEGMYKNLEQFEHDVFLISSNAMHFNSSATIYFRQARALQELSKKVFHVLKTDPRNFELEFSASRRRPGRRPQGDARGSNFSSPPKPMTNVRSRSMAYDGSSKGTRSSSGSSSLRRTIRVNPGFFDTATHFETGDPEILSGSGDGRRSNFSETEQRYTYRPWMSFLDESELIVSTTYSKPKPLLHVNQCDIGYTESLMMFVKDLGPVAQMVAKKKLQGWWPNEPNRPTPSSNHWFQAPKCENPAAGILDIKNATRSEYPLYHIQGPAAHVLKSSSGGIHLTVADEGIRADSDVTMANSGTGGEVAPNSGAKITCNGGRGKDHSSNRVNFPAVLGGNMVHQNQSTEIQLASYSSTCAGDLNPSFDGMMNTGSKSRPILVDTGKLDHQVQPLVLSSEPSQSNMFEKFTLKTVNTLAPPSWPLQTKETPASSHTIGSFHDSGLQYISNEDPATAAPTPKFTSSAQAGLVSGLNQPKPLVSQFIFDLPFLRSQLSQMNSSGQAGMQRGSTAEGHFSDKRSYDRASMRAHRAEPSPQPSHSSQQRSLLDSKPTDLALQL from the exons ATGTCCAG AAAAACCCAAATGTCAATGTGGAAAGATGGGCACAGGAGGAGCCCAAGAATCTCTGCTTTGGATGCATGGAAGGCCCACAAAGAGAAGGATGGTGGTGTTAATGTTTCCCAAACTTCTATACAGGTAATGCCAATGGAGCACAATGGGTTGGGACCACCTTCTAGGACAAGGGCCCggaagaagagaaaactcagGCCTGTTCAAGATGTGGCAGTTTCTTCTGTTACCACTACAGCTAACCAG GGGAGCAAAAGTCCAGTTGATGAGGATCATCCAATCAATAGTG ATCAACTATCAGTTTTTCAGGCCAAAGGTAGCCCAAAACGTGAAGATG GTCAATCATCGATTGTGTCATCTTCAGAATGGTTGCCAGAAAAGCATATACTTGAGCTTATCCTTGACACATTACAAAG GAGAGATACACATGAAATATTTGCAGAACCAGTTGACCCTGAAGAG GTCGAGGATTACTATGAAATTATTAAAGAGCCCATGGATTTTGGTACCATGAGGGCTAAACTTCATGAAGGAATGTACAAGAACCTTGAACAATTTGAG CATGatgtatttttaatatccaGCAATGCAATGCATTTTAATTCCTCAGCTACCATTTATTTCAGACAG GCTCGTGCCCTGCAAGAACTTTCTAAGAAGGTTTTTCATGTTCTAAAAACTGATCCTAGAAACTTTGAATTGGAATTCTCTGCATCACGACGAAGACCTGGTCGAAGGCCCCAGGGTGATGCCAGAGGTTCAAATTTTAGCTCCCCTCCTAAACCCATGACAAATGTGAGATCTAGGAGTATGGCTTATGACGGGTCATCGAAAGGCACTCGTTCTTCAAGTGGTTCATCAAGTCTCAGGAGAACCATCCGAGTAAACCCTGGGTTCTTTGATACAGCTACTCATTTTGAGACTGGAGATCCTGAAATTCTTTCTG GTTCTGGAGATGGTAGAAGATCTAATTTTTCTGAAACAGAACAGCGTTATACATATAGACCCTGGATGTCCTTCCTTGATGAGAGTGAATTGATTGTTTCAACTACTTATAGCAAACCGAAACCACTTTTGCAT GTGAATCAGTGTGATATTGGTTACACTGAAAGCTTGATGATGTTTGTTAAAGATCTTGGACCAGTAGCCCAAATGGTTGCCAAGAAGAAATTACAGGGATGGTGGCCCAATGAACCCAATCGTCCAACTCCAAGCTCAAATCATTGGTTTCAGGCTCCAAAATGTGAAAATCCTGCAGCTGGTATTCTTGATATAAAAAACGCTACAAGATCTGAGTATCCCCTGTACCACATTCAAGGGCCTGCTGCTCATGTCCTTAAAAGCTCCAGTGGTGGAATTCACTTGACTGTTGCTGATGAAGGAATAAGGGCTGATAGCGATGTCACAATGGCCAATAGTGGCACTGGGGGAGAAGTAGCTCCCAACAGTGGTGCAAAGATCACCTGTAATGGTGGTAGGGGGAAAGACCACAGCAGCAACAGGGTGAATTTTCCTGCTGTTCTTGGAGGTAACATGGTTCATCAGAATCAAAGCACTGAGATTCAGTTGGCTTCATATTCTTCCACTTGTGCTGGAGATTTGAATCCCTCATTTGATGGAATGATGAACACTGGCAGTAAGTCGAGACCAATATTGGTGGACACAGGCAAGTTGGATCACCAAGTGCAGCCATTGGTGTTATCTTCAGAGCCTTCACAATCAAATATGTTTGAGAAGTTTACTTTGAAGACAGTTAACACTTTGGCACCACCTTCATGGCCTCTACAAACCAAGGAGACACCAGCTTCTAGTCACACCATTGGTTCCTTTCATGACTCGGGCTTGCAGTATATAAGTAATGAAGATCCAGCAACAGCTGCACCAACACCCAAATTCACCAGCTCAGCTCAGGCAGGCCTGGTCTCAGGACTGAACCAACCCAAACCACTGGTTTCTCAGTTCATTTTTGATCTGCCCTTCTTGAGATCACAGCTCAGTCAGATGAATTCCTCAGGACAGGCAGGAATGCAGCGAGGTTCAACTGCTGAAGGGCACTTTTCTGACAAAAGGAGCTATGATAGGGCTTCTATGCGTGCCCACCGAGCAGAGCCAAGCCCCCAACCTTCACACAGTTCTCAACAGCGATCCTTGTTAGATAGTAAGCCTACTGATTTGGCTCTTCAGTTGTAG